In Streptomyces sp. SID8374, one genomic interval encodes:
- a CDS encoding AMP-binding protein, with amino-acid sequence MSTAARERAVRAGAAGAEESEPGSVGAAVAEESEPAPAGATVVEGRESASAGAAGAEGRTGTDGERAAENRRRGWWREATFLDDLHRQAREHPRRLAIAGRRVAESRTDTLDYAELNRLTDRFALALLELGVQRGDFVAVQLPNRWEMVPLIFASIRVGAVIIPISPVCTEVELRHRLGLTEARVCITLPEWSGTPLAEIATRLKDELPSLKHVLVVDGPLPEGARPFHEHFVAEEREEREGAAARLEGLALGADDPFVVLFTSGTTGLSKGVLHSQNTVHSAVRGYVDAFGAGKDEGGDGDRAGDGVGWVAAVSTPLVHYSGFAQGVLAGVMLGGTVAFQDVRRNEALLDLVERYGATLLYGPPATLADVAASQRAERRETSTLRHVVIGSAPVLQELADEVHETLGARAHSLWGMSENGPVTTTRPEDPEGWSARSNGRAIDAMETRIETSEAYGAPGAEGSVGRLKVRGASLALGYHRRPEAFAAELDEDGWFDTGDLARDDGRGGIRIIGRARDAVLRDGRVAPMTELEAVIGSHPRAEEAALVGLEAADGTGDVIVAVVVPRGGRGPTLEEIRARVTDAGHDDRFLPDRLELVPALPKTLTGKVRKAELRERYATTTPAP; translated from the coding sequence ATGAGTACGGCGGCGAGGGAGCGGGCGGTACGTGCGGGGGCGGCCGGCGCGGAGGAGAGCGAGCCTGGCTCCGTCGGGGCGGCTGTCGCGGAGGAGAGCGAGCCAGCCCCCGCCGGGGCAACTGTCGTGGAGGGGCGCGAGTCGGCCTCCGCCGGGGCGGCCGGCGCGGAGGGGCGCACCGGAACCGACGGAGAACGTGCCGCCGAGAACCGCCGCCGGGGCTGGTGGCGGGAGGCGACCTTCCTCGACGACCTCCACCGCCAGGCCCGGGAGCACCCGCGCCGACTGGCCATCGCGGGACGGCGCGTGGCGGAGTCCCGTACGGACACCCTCGACTACGCCGAACTGAACCGCCTGACGGACCGGTTCGCCCTGGCGCTGCTCGAACTGGGCGTCCAGCGCGGCGACTTCGTTGCCGTACAACTGCCCAACCGGTGGGAGATGGTGCCGCTGATCTTCGCCTCCATCCGGGTCGGCGCGGTCATCATCCCGATCTCGCCCGTCTGCACGGAGGTGGAGCTGCGCCACCGCCTCGGGCTCACCGAGGCCCGGGTGTGCATCACGCTCCCGGAGTGGTCGGGCACCCCGCTGGCGGAGATCGCCACCCGACTGAAGGACGAACTCCCTTCCCTGAAGCACGTGTTGGTGGTGGACGGCCCGCTGCCCGAGGGTGCGCGCCCCTTCCACGAGCACTTTGTGGCGGAGGAGCGGGAGGAGCGGGAAGGCGCCGCCGCCCGGCTGGAGGGTCTGGCGCTCGGCGCGGACGACCCGTTCGTGGTGCTGTTCACCTCCGGCACCACGGGTCTGTCCAAGGGGGTGCTGCACAGCCAGAACACGGTGCACTCGGCGGTACGCGGATACGTCGACGCGTTCGGGGCGGGCAAGGACGAGGGCGGTGACGGGGACAGGGCCGGGGACGGCGTCGGCTGGGTGGCGGCCGTTTCCACTCCCCTCGTCCACTACTCGGGCTTCGCGCAAGGGGTGCTGGCCGGGGTCATGCTCGGCGGCACGGTCGCCTTCCAGGACGTACGCCGTAACGAGGCCCTCCTCGACCTGGTGGAGCGGTACGGGGCGACCCTGCTGTACGGGCCGCCCGCCACCCTCGCCGATGTGGCCGCCTCCCAGCGGGCCGAGCGGCGGGAGACGAGCACGCTGCGGCATGTGGTGATCGGCTCGGCGCCGGTGCTCCAGGAGCTGGCGGACGAGGTCCACGAGACGCTCGGCGCCCGCGCCCACTCGCTGTGGGGCATGTCGGAGAACGGCCCCGTGACCACCACCCGCCCCGAGGACCCCGAGGGCTGGTCGGCGCGGAGCAACGGCCGTGCGATCGACGCCATGGAGACCCGGATCGAGACGTCGGAGGCGTACGGGGCCCCGGGCGCCGAGGGTTCCGTGGGCCGGCTCAAGGTGCGGGGCGCGTCGCTGGCGCTGGGGTACCACCGGCGGCCCGAGGCGTTCGCGGCCGAGCTGGACGAGGACGGCTGGTTCGACACCGGCGACCTCGCCCGGGACGACGGCCGGGGCGGCATCCGCATCATCGGCCGGGCCCGGGACGCGGTCCTGCGGGACGGGCGGGTGGCGCCCATGACGGAGCTGGAGGCGGTGATCGGCAGCCACCCGAGGGCGGAGGAAGCCGCGCTGGTGGGGCTGGAGGCGGCCGACGGGACGGGCGACGTGATCGTCGCCGTGGTGGTCCCGCGCGGCGGCCGGGGTCCGACGCTGGAGGAGATCCGGGCCCGGGTCACGGATGCGGGCCACGACGACCGCTTCCTGCCGGACCGGCTGGAACTCGTCCCCGCGCTCCCCAAGACCCTGACCGGCAAGGTCCGCAAGGCCGAGCTACGGGAGCGGTACGCCACGACCACCCCGGCCCCCTGA
- a CDS encoding Glu/Leu/Phe/Val dehydrogenase: protein MSALEEPQDPALTVHLNGSGGAIKGWVVIDTLVDGLAMGGTRMTTGVTEEEVAGLARDMTEKFTLAGLRIGGAKAGIVADGTNSEGAAREETFRTFGRTVKPLLHGGIHLGIDMGVTPADRAVFFEEAKYDPRYRLGAPDMPIDWRTYYEPLIDATGHGVGVAAITALEASGRTEPARVVVQGFGAVGRAVARFLEDRGHIVVGVADVRGTISADRLPVAELVAITDQFGAIDRTRLPQNVTLSAEPDAWLDVDADILILAAQKYAINAENAHRLRAGLVVEGANLASSAAAKEKVAASGAGLVPGVIANIGGAASAALAVTRVVPFDLEAEARKAWVFDWVGDRVRQNTRDLLEIAASRAGNPLPELLAARRKES, encoded by the coding sequence ATGAGCGCTCTGGAAGAACCGCAGGACCCCGCCCTCACCGTCCACCTCAACGGCAGCGGCGGCGCCATCAAGGGATGGGTGGTCATCGACACGCTCGTCGACGGCCTGGCGATGGGCGGCACCCGGATGACCACGGGGGTCACCGAGGAGGAAGTCGCGGGCCTGGCCCGGGACATGACCGAGAAGTTCACCCTGGCGGGGCTGCGCATCGGCGGCGCCAAGGCCGGGATCGTCGCCGACGGTACGAACTCCGAGGGCGCGGCCCGCGAGGAGACCTTCCGCACCTTCGGCCGCACGGTGAAGCCGCTCCTGCACGGCGGTATCCACCTCGGCATCGACATGGGCGTCACCCCCGCCGACCGGGCCGTCTTCTTCGAGGAGGCGAAGTACGACCCCCGCTACCGGCTCGGCGCCCCGGACATGCCGATCGACTGGCGTACGTACTACGAGCCCCTGATCGACGCCACCGGCCACGGTGTCGGCGTCGCCGCGATCACCGCCCTGGAGGCGAGCGGCCGCACCGAACCAGCCCGGGTCGTGGTGCAGGGGTTCGGCGCGGTGGGCCGGGCGGTGGCGCGGTTCCTGGAGGACCGGGGGCACATCGTCGTCGGCGTCGCGGACGTGCGGGGCACCATCAGCGCGGACCGGCTGCCGGTGGCCGAACTCGTCGCCATCACCGACCAGTTCGGGGCCATCGACCGCACCCGGCTCCCGCAGAACGTCACGCTCTCCGCCGAACCCGACGCCTGGCTGGACGTGGACGCGGACATCCTGATCCTGGCCGCGCAGAAGTACGCGATCAACGCCGAGAACGCCCACCGGCTGCGGGCCGGCCTGGTGGTGGAGGGCGCCAACCTCGCCTCCAGCGCGGCGGCCAAGGAGAAGGTGGCCGCCTCGGGGGCCGGTCTGGTCCCCGGCGTGATCGCCAACATCGGCGGCGCCGCCTCTGCCGCCCTGGCCGTCACCCGGGTCGTCCCGTTCGACCTGGAGGCCGAGGCGCGCAAGGCGTGGGTCTTCGACTGGGTCGGCGACCGGGTCCGCCAGAACACCCGGGACCTGCTGGAGATCGCGGCCTCCCGCGCGGGCAACCCGCTGCCGGAGCTGCTGGCGGCCCGCCGGAAGGAGAGCTGA
- a CDS encoding gamma-glutamyl-gamma-aminobutyrate hydrolase family protein (Members of this family of hydrolases with an active site Cys residue belong to MEROPS family C26.) — protein sequence MSRSRVLVVNNGTLSLKQLRSRLEELGSDTEAVDAASVPARVDGRYQAIVLSGTKVRAYDSAFYKPLIDLVTTTDVPVFGICGGMQILAVAAGGRLAEGPQRVGGYEVRVDTEEPLFTYVKPTVTVFHRHTLYLQEAPAGYRSIGRSEHAPVEFLRSDDGRIHGAQAHLEFRKDGLEILRGFAQLYQ from the coding sequence ATGAGCAGATCCCGTGTGCTGGTCGTCAACAACGGAACGCTGTCGCTCAAGCAACTCCGCTCGCGCTTAGAAGAGTTGGGCTCGGACACGGAGGCCGTCGACGCCGCGTCCGTACCCGCCCGGGTGGACGGCCGCTACCAGGCCATCGTGCTGAGCGGCACCAAGGTGCGCGCGTACGACAGCGCGTTCTACAAGCCCCTGATCGACCTGGTGACGACCACGGACGTGCCGGTCTTCGGCATCTGCGGCGGGATGCAGATCCTCGCCGTCGCGGCCGGCGGCCGCCTCGCGGAGGGGCCGCAGCGGGTCGGCGGCTACGAGGTGCGGGTGGACACGGAGGAGCCGCTCTTCACCTACGTGAAGCCCACGGTCACCGTCTTCCACCGGCACACCCTCTACCTCCAGGAGGCCCCGGCGGGCTACCGCTCCATCGGCCGCTCCGAGCACGCGCCCGTGGAGTTCCTGCGCTCGGACGACGGCCGGATCCACGGCGCGCAGGCCCACCTGGAGTTCCGCAAGGACGGCCTGGAGATCCTGCGGGGCTTCGCACAGCTCTACCAGTGA
- a CDS encoding acetylglutamate kinase produces MSADRSLPTVVKLGGSCLDGLDGTWWDDLARHGRDRPLILVHGWSKPLKKLDARYSEPSAILRDRYGNQSRWTTPEVIDDIKTVSAVLAEDVLTRLESRGITAERLLGSDGLVSAAEGERWWWREKQLVELENLVGPITGVDPAPLKNLQPGHAYLVTPLARNAAGQEVNTDADRAAAAIAGATGASDLVLVTDVGHLLIDDRPVHRISAADAAAFRDKGAKGGMRKKLRAAGEALEGGVERVVIGSAAVTELLDGSTGTLITRSEGGEA; encoded by the coding sequence ATGAGCGCGGACCGTTCCCTTCCTACGGTGGTCAAGCTCGGCGGCAGCTGCCTGGACGGCCTCGACGGCACCTGGTGGGACGACCTGGCCCGGCATGGCCGGGACCGGCCCCTGATCCTCGTGCACGGCTGGTCCAAGCCGCTCAAGAAACTCGACGCCCGCTACAGCGAACCGTCCGCCATCCTCCGCGACCGGTACGGCAACCAGAGCCGGTGGACCACCCCCGAGGTCATCGACGACATCAAGACGGTCAGCGCCGTCCTGGCCGAGGACGTCCTCACGCGGCTGGAGAGCCGGGGCATCACCGCCGAGCGGCTGCTCGGCAGCGACGGCCTGGTCAGCGCGGCCGAGGGCGAGCGGTGGTGGTGGCGGGAGAAGCAGCTCGTGGAGCTGGAGAACCTCGTCGGCCCCATCACCGGCGTCGACCCGGCCCCGCTGAAGAACCTCCAGCCCGGCCACGCCTACCTGGTCACCCCGCTCGCCCGGAACGCGGCCGGCCAGGAGGTCAACACCGACGCCGACCGGGCCGCCGCCGCGATCGCCGGGGCCACCGGCGCATCCGACCTGGTCCTGGTCACCGACGTCGGCCATCTGCTCATCGACGACCGGCCGGTACACCGGATCAGCGCGGCGGACGCGGCCGCCTTCCGCGACAAGGGCGCCAAGGGCGGCATGCGCAAGAAGCTGCGCGCCGCCGGTGAGGCCCTGGAAGGCGGAGTGGAGCGGGTCGTCATCGGCAGCGCCGCCGTCACCGAGCTGCTGGACGGCTCCACCGGCACGCTGATCACCCGATCGGAAGGCGGAGAGGCATGA
- the argC gene encoding N-acetyl-gamma-glutamyl-phosphate reductase, which produces MIRAGVVGASGLAGGELIRLITQHPDLELTFLGGSSNIGRRPSELHPGLRNDRGLTIQPVTEEVAEKADVLFLATPAPVSAELSSLLADRIPAIVDLSGAFRIRTPELHDRWYPKVKRRTDLADRFVYGVPELIGDQLKDAALISLPGCYATAITLGLAPLTLGLGLDLKTVVVDGKSGSSGGGVQLRTSDLHPFRAGAIAPYSPTGHRHAAEVGDFLERSKPGTIGNLSMSAYGVPNVRGLLTSSYVFTDEKVDQRELNRAYLRFYKGRPFVRVRRHNETLIPVPDPQVVLGSNYADVTALLDEEGGRIVVLAALDNLVKGAAGQAVQVTNLRFGLPEETGLTQQPVMPA; this is translated from the coding sequence ATGATCCGTGCAGGAGTCGTCGGCGCCTCCGGGCTCGCCGGCGGCGAACTCATCCGCCTCATCACCCAGCACCCCGACCTCGAACTCACCTTCCTGGGCGGCTCCTCCAACATCGGCCGCCGCCCCTCCGAGCTCCACCCCGGCCTCCGCAACGACCGGGGCCTGACCATCCAGCCGGTCACCGAGGAGGTCGCGGAGAAGGCCGACGTCCTCTTCCTGGCCACCCCGGCACCGGTCTCGGCCGAGCTGTCCTCGCTGCTCGCCGACCGCATCCCGGCGATCGTCGACCTCAGCGGCGCGTTCCGCATCCGTACGCCGGAGCTGCACGACCGCTGGTACCCGAAGGTCAAGCGCCGCACCGACCTGGCGGACCGCTTCGTCTACGGCGTACCGGAGCTGATCGGCGACCAGTTGAAGGACGCCGCCCTCATCTCGCTGCCCGGCTGCTACGCCACCGCGATCACCCTGGGACTGGCCCCGCTCACCCTCGGGCTCGGCCTCGACCTGAAGACGGTGGTGGTGGACGGCAAGAGCGGGTCCAGCGGCGGGGGAGTCCAGCTGCGAACCTCCGACCTGCACCCGTTCCGGGCCGGGGCCATCGCCCCGTACTCCCCGACCGGGCACCGGCACGCCGCCGAGGTCGGGGACTTCCTGGAGCGGAGCAAGCCCGGCACCATCGGGAACCTCTCCATGTCGGCGTACGGCGTCCCCAACGTACGGGGGCTGCTGACCAGTTCGTATGTGTTCACCGACGAGAAGGTGGACCAGCGCGAGCTGAACCGGGCCTATCTGCGCTTCTACAAGGGGCGCCCGTTCGTCCGGGTCCGGCGGCACAACGAGACGCTGATCCCGGTCCCCGACCCGCAGGTGGTGCTCGGTTCCAACTACGCCGACGTCACGGCCCTGTTGGACGAGGAGGGCGGCCGGATCGTCGTGCTCGCCGCACTCGACAACCTGGTCAAGGGGGCGGCGGGGCAGGCCGTGCAGGTGACGAACCTGCGGTTCGGGCTGCCGGAGGAGACGGGGTTGACGCAGCAGCCGGTGATGCCGGCATGA